From one Solanum stenotomum isolate F172 chromosome 12, ASM1918654v1, whole genome shotgun sequence genomic stretch:
- the LOC125848674 gene encoding cysteine-rich receptor-like protein kinase 10 — protein MRRRRRKLVNRREIVEGISMEDDSIAESLQYDFSAISAATDNFSDANKLGQGGFGPVYKGKLPNGQEVAVKRLSIDSGQGDLEFKNEVLLVARLQHRNLVRLRGFCFDGTERLLVYEFVPNASLDQFLFDPVKRRQLDWERRSKIIGGVARGILYLHEDSRLRIIHRDLKASNVLLDAEMNPKISDFGMARLFTLDETQGSTTRIVGTYGYMAPEYAMHRQFSVKSDVFSFGVLVLEIISGQKNTCFRNGESVEDLLSYAWTNWREGTATNLIDPMLRGSSGLVRDIMRCIHIALLCVQENIGDRPTMAAVVLMLSSLSMSLPVPSGPDAYYTHNDISPEISLIKEYNSRSSEPRELAKNKSISSSRNEASITELYPR, from the exons ATGAGGAGGCGAAGGAGGAAGTTGGTGAACAGAAGAGAGA TTGTTGAAGGTATATCTATGGAAGATGATAGTATTGCAGAATCTTTGCAATATGATTTTTCAGCAATTAGTGCAGCAACGGATAACTTCTCAGATGCTAATAAGTTGGGGCAAGGTGGATTTGGTCCTGTGTACAAG GGTAAGCTTCCAAATGGACAAGAAGTAGCAGTGAAAAGATTGTCAATAGATTCAGGCCAAGGAGATCTAGAATTCAAAAACGAGGTCTTGTTGGTTGCCAGGCTTCAACATAGGAATTTGGTTAGATTGCGAGGATTTTGCTTTGATGGTACAGAGAGACTTCTCGTCTATGAATTTGTTCCCAATGCAAGCCTTGACCAATTTTTATTTG ATCCAGTTAAACGTAGGCAATTGGATTGGGAAAGGAGATCCAAAATCATAGGAGGCGTTGCTAGGGGGATCCTTTATCTTCATGAGGATTCTAGGCTTCGGATCATTCATCGTGATCTCAAAGCTAGTAATGTTCTACTTGATGCAGAAATGAATCCTAAAATCTCAGACTTTGGCATGGCAAGGTTATTTACTCTGGATGAAACTCAAGGCAGCACAACCAGAATTGTTGGGACCTA TGGATATATGGCACCAGAGTATGCAATGCACAGGCAATTCTCAGTGAAATCAGATGTTTTTAGCTTTGGAGTACTAGTCCTTGAAATTATAAGTGGCCAAAAAAACACTTGTTTCAGAAATGGAGAATCTGTGGAAGACCTTCTAAGCTAT GCATGGACAAACTGGCGCGAAGGAACAGCTACAAATTTGATAGACCCCATGTTGAGGGGAAGTTCAGGACTGGTTCGAGACATAATGAGATGCATCCACATTGCTTTATTGTGCGTTCAAGAAAATATTGGTGATAGACCAACTATGGCTGCAGTAGTTCTCATGCTCAGTAGCCTCTCTATGAGTCTACCCGTGCCTTCAGGGCCTGATGCATACTACACACACAACGATATTAGCCCAGAGATTTCACTTATTAAAGAGTACAATTCAAGATCGTCAGAACCTAGAGAATTAGCCAAAAATAAATCTATTTCTTCATCACGTAATGAGGCATCCATAACTGAGTTATACCCTCGTTAA